Proteins from one Cicer arietinum cultivar CDC Frontier isolate Library 1 chromosome 3, Cicar.CDCFrontier_v2.0, whole genome shotgun sequence genomic window:
- the LOC101504131 gene encoding LOW QUALITY PROTEIN: uncharacterized protein (The sequence of the model RefSeq protein was modified relative to this genomic sequence to represent the inferred CDS: inserted 2 bases in 2 codons), producing MDRSWMNVNRLSEEYEKGVEEFLQFALKKLPESKGRFYCPCVICLNENTLHFEEIRSHLICSGIDLNYIRWIWHGDSLNMSNTPERDDVNVDMNDQLEDMIRDVGQESFNRAHVYDNLCSDKEEPLYPGCTNFTRPPAKVLWYLPIVPRFKHLFANTNDAKIVRWHANERKRDRQLRHPADSLQWKKIDDLYPKFGSEPRNLRLGLATDGMNPYGNLSSNNSSWLVLLVIYNLPPWICMKRKYIMLSMMISGPKQPGNNIDVYLSPLIEDLRMLWEGVDVFDGYSREYFKMRAMLFCTINDFPAYGNLCGYSVKGHKACPICEEGTCYQQLKHGRKIVYVGHRKFLKSNHSYRKLRKAFNGHQEYEISQKALTGEQVYQRVKDINVIFRKNQKQTSEKNIWKKKYVFFDLPYWSSLDVRHCLDVMHVEKNVCDSVIGTLLNIPGKTKDGLNSRLDMVDMGIRQQLAPQSTGKRKYLPPACHTLSKKEKICFCECLRGIKVPHGYSSNVKSLVSMKDLKLVGLKSHXPVALRGILPKKVREVLTRLXLFFNAICSKVIDPQKLNELENEAVIILCQLEMYFPPSFFDIMVHLIVHLVREIKLCGPVYLRWMYPFERYMKILKGYVKNPHRPESSIVERYIAEEAIEFCSDYMSKAEAIGIPRSRNEGICVGNGIRGLKLKSMGREEVLQAHLYILNNTDEVQPYLSTHKSIVKENYPRMNEKWLLNEHNKTFLKWFKETILTNNTTSNTLKWLANGPHFDVITWTDYDINNSTFYTKSQDDSSTMQNSGVMVVAESMHFSSSKDKNPVTASIPYFETIEEIWDVDFIKFKVPVFKCKWIDINNGVKIDEFGFTLVDLEKVAYKDEPFIMASQAKQVFYVSDPSNKKWSVVLQGKSFYGANESLDSTLDVFETPPFSQRILTFVEETIVDDEYATRDDHQEGIWENIQT from the exons ATGGATCGCAGTTGGATGAATGTTAATCGTTTGAGTGAAGAGTATGAAAAGGGAGTTGaggagtttttacaatttgctttaaaaaaacTTCCTGAAAGTAAAGGAAGGTTTTATTGTCCttgtgttatttgtttgaatgaAAATACATTACATTTTGAGGAAATACGAAGTCATCTTATTTGTTCTGGGATTGACCTGAACTATATCAGATGGATATGGCATGGTGATTCGTTAAACATGTCAAATACCCCAGAAAGAGATGATGTTAATGTAGATATGAACGATCAACTAGAGGACATGATACGTGATGTTGGACAAGAGTCCTTTAATCGTGCACATGTATATGATAATTTGTGCAGTGACAAAGAAGAGCCTTTGTATCCGGGATGCACTAACTTCACACG ACCTCCTGCGAAGGTGTTATGGTATCTTCCAATAGTTCCAAGGTTCAAACATTTGTTTGCTAATACAAATGATGCAAAGATTGTAAGATGGCATGCCAATGAGAGGAAGCGTGATAGACAACTTCGTCACCCAGCTGATTCTTTGCAATGGAAGAAAATTGATGATTTGTACCCGAAGTTCGGAAGTGAGCCAAGGAACCTTAGGCTTGGACTTGCTACAGATGGAATGAATCCATATGGAAACTTAAGTAGTAACAATAGTTCATGGCTTGTTCTACTAGTTATCTACAACCTACCTCCTTGGATTTGCATGAAGCGTAAATACATTATGTTATCTATGATGATTTCAGGTCCAAAACAACCTGGAAATAACATAGATGTTTATCTAAGTCCATTGATTGAAGATCTGAGAATGCTTTGGGAAGGTGTTGATGTGTTTGATGGGTATTCTCGTGAATATTTTAAGATGCGTGCAATGCTATTTTGCACCATCAACGACTTTCCTGCATATGGAAACTTGTGTGGCTATAGTGTTAAGGGACACAaagcatgtcctatatgtgaagaagGAACATGCTACCAACAATTGAAACATGGAagaaaaattgtttatgttggGCATCGAAAATTTCTCAAGTCTAATCATTCATACCGTAAGTTGAGAAAAGCGTTTAATGGACACCAAGAGTATGAAATTTCTCAAAAAGCCTTAACTGGGGAGCAAGTTTATCAACGGGTTAAGGATATAAATGTTATCTTTAGAAAGAACCAAAAGCAGACATCTGAGAAAAATATATGGAAGAAGAAGTATGTGTTCTTTGATCTTCCTTATTGGTCTAGTCTAGATGTAAGAC ATTGTCTTGATGTGATGCATGTAGAGAAAAATGTGTGTGATAGTGTAATTGGAACACTTCTCAACATTCCGGGGAAAACAAAGGATGGCTTAAATTCTCGTCTAGATATGGTTGATATGGGTATACGACAACAATTAGCTCCACAATCAACAGGTAAACGAAAATATTTGCCTCCTGCTTGTCATACATTGTCAAAAAAGGAGAAGATATGCTTTTGTGAGTGTTTAAGGGGAATAAAAGTGCCACATGGCTACTCCTCAAATGTCAAGAGTCTTGTGTCAATGAAAGATTTGAAATTAGTTGGCTTAAAGTCTC TACCAGTGGCTTTACGTGGCATATTGCCTAAAAAAGTAAGAGAGGTCTTAACTAGGT TTTTATTCTTCAACGCTATTTGTAGCAAAGTCATTGATCCtcaaaaattaaatgagttGGAAAATGAAGCTGTTATTATCTTGTGCCAACTAGAGATGTATTTTCCTCCTTCTTTTTTTGACATCATGGTTCATTTAATTGTTCATTTAGTTAGGGAGATTAAATTATGTGGTCCTGTTTATTTGAggtggatgtatccatttgagcGTTACATGAAGATTTTAAAAGGATATGTGAAGAATCCACACCGTCCTGAATCATCTATTGTTGAAAGGTACATAGCAGAAGAGGCTATTGAGTTTTGTTCTGACTATATGTCAAAAGCAGAAGCCATAGGAATTCCTAGATCTCGTAATGAGGGAATATGTGTGGGTAATGGTATACGAGGCTTAAAACTTAAGAGCATGGGACGAGAGGAAGTACTTCAAgcacatttatatatattgaataacaCTGATGAGGTTCAACCTTACCTTTCTACTCATAAAAGCATTGTGAAGGAAAATTATCCtagaatgaatgaaaaatgGTTGTTGAATGAGCATAACAAGACTTTCTTAAAATGGTTTAAAGAAACCATTTTAACCAACAATACAACTTCTAATACACTAAAATGGCTAGCAAATGGGCCTCACTTTGATGTCATAACTTGGACTGACTACGATATCAATAATTCTACATTCTACACAAAAAGTCAAGATGACAGTAGTACCATGCAAAATAGTGGGGTTATGGTCGTagctgagtccatgcatttctCTAGTTCAAAAGATAAAAACCCTGTTACAGCATCCATACCTTACTTTGAGACCATTGAAGAGATTTGGGATGTcgatttcattaaatttaaagtGCCTGTTTTTAAATGTAAATGGATTGACATCAATAATGGTGttaaaattgatgaatttgGTTTTACATTGGTGGACCTTGAAAAGGTAGCATAtaaagatgagccttttattaTGGCATCCCAAGcaaaacaagtgttttatgttagTGATCCTTCTAACAAAAAATGGTCAGTGGTTCTCCAAGGTAAAAGTTTTTATGGAGCAAATGAAAGTCTAGATTCAACGCTAGATGTTTTTGAGACTCCTCCATTCTCACAACGAATACTTACTTTTGTTGAAGAAACTATAGTGGACGATGAGTATGCCACTCGTGATGATCATCAAGAAGGCATATGGGAGAATATTCAAACATAA
- the LOC105851762 gene encoding uncharacterized protein, producing the protein MNNSSAHSQSVEGTQSTQRNGRCGTCMAKLKRKYMIGKKLSIDLDPLTRLPSRINRKNFKGHVASLARSFVSILVDNWDDVDSDLKNQIWEAIKMKWDIPDSDFLKKKWISYAGERWRAFKTSLASRYLNGGNLSHKSPLEAYTYLDKDIWKAFVQKRQDPSFVEKRKKAQVIQSHNKYHHLMSRGGYELLTERLINEKIKQRQESFGNSILAPPSPPSRHEKWNRARQQPSGDYSSEDARVIAEKIVTQVVQVINGGGFIN; encoded by the exons ATGAATAATTCGTCAGCTCATTCGCAAAGTGTGGAGGGTACTCAATCTACACAAAGAAATGGTAGGTGTGGTACATGTATGGCAAAGTTGAAACGTAAATATATGATAGGTAAGAAGTTATCGATTGATTTAGATCCATTGACTAGATTACCTTCGCGGATAAATAGGAAAAACTTTAAGGGTCATGTTGCTTCCCTTGCTCGAAGCTTTGTCAGTATTTTGGTGGATAATTGGGATGACGTAGATAGCGACTTGAAAAATCAGATATGGGAAGCTATTAAG ATGAAATGGGATATTCCTGATTctgattttttgaaaaagaaatggaTTTCATATGCTGGTGAACGTTGGAGGGCATTTAAAACTAGTTTAGCATCCAGATATTTAAATGGTGGGAATTTGAGTCACAAGTCTCCTCTTGAGGCATATACTTATCTTGATAAGGACATATGGAAGGCGTTTGTTCAGAAGCGACAGGATCCTTCCTTTGTG GAGAAACGAAAGAAGGCACAAGTGATCCAATCTCATAATAAATACCATCACCTAATGTCTCGTGGGGGATATGAGTTGCTTACTGAAAGATTGatcaatgaaaaaataaagCAAAGACAAGAATCATTTGGTAATTCAATACTTGCACCTCCATCTCCACCATCACGCCATGAAAAATGGAACAGAGCCCGACAACAGCCATCGGGAGATTACTCATCAGAAGATGCTCGTGTCATTGcagaaaaaatt GTAACACAAGTAGTTCAAGTGATCAATGGTGGTGGTTTCATAAACTAG